The following are encoded together in the Halobaculum limi genome:
- a CDS encoding ParA family protein, with protein MTEHEPEPRAVAVGVLKGGFAKTTTAINLARELAYRNESALVVDLDDNGHMTQNLGFTEAYEAETNHVHEVLLDEGDPREAIVDVVDGLDLLPAHQDLEDVQTQLKNAMGGSTRLNTRVVEPLLGEEYDYIVVDCPANQGKLNENALYATNNLIIPVRPETGYDSGIHNTVNRLVKEARQYFELDILAVVPSGLSQRLDQDRRDRALLEEINSMGIADSVVPNFCRLSDEDWAAIDDGSYDGPLPGIRYRSAIDDANDAGLPLRDYDATCDQLSCYDELAGIVERGGVVRETPEEVTH; from the coding sequence ATGACCGAACACGAACCCGAACCTCGCGCGGTCGCGGTTGGCGTCCTGAAAGGGGGATTCGCCAAGACGACGACTGCGATCAATCTCGCACGCGAACTAGCATACAGAAACGAGTCTGCACTCGTCGTCGACCTCGACGACAACGGCCATATGACGCAGAACCTCGGATTCACCGAGGCGTACGAGGCCGAGACCAACCACGTCCACGAGGTCCTCCTCGACGAGGGCGACCCGCGGGAGGCTATCGTCGACGTCGTCGACGGACTCGACTTACTCCCCGCACACCAAGACCTGGAGGACGTCCAAACCCAGTTGAAGAACGCGATGGGCGGGTCGACGAGACTGAACACGCGCGTGGTCGAACCACTTCTCGGCGAGGAGTACGACTACATCGTCGTCGACTGTCCGGCGAACCAGGGGAAACTCAACGAGAACGCGCTGTACGCGACGAACAACCTCATCATCCCGGTTCGCCCCGAGACGGGCTACGACTCGGGTATCCACAACACGGTGAACCGACTGGTGAAGGAGGCGCGCCAGTACTTCGAGTTGGACATCCTCGCGGTCGTCCCCTCCGGACTTTCACAGCGACTCGACCAGGACCGCAGGGACCGTGCGCTGTTGGAGGAGATCAACTCGATGGGCATCGCCGACTCCGTCGTGCCGAACTTCTGCCGACTCAGCGACGAGGACTGGGCGGCCATCGACGACGGCTCGTACGACGGTCCCCTGCCGGGAATCCGCTACCGCTCGGCCATCGACGACGCGAACGACGCGGGACTCCCCCTTCGCGACTACGACGCGACGTGTGACCAACTCTCCTGTTACGACGAACTCGCGGGGATCGTCGAACGCGGCGGCGTCGTCCGCGAGACGCCCGAGGAGGTGACGCACTGA